Below is a window of Halolamina sp. CBA1230 DNA.
TACGCCAACTGGAACCCCGACGGCGACGTGCGCGGGGCGATCGACGACGTCTTCGGCGGGTACGAACTGCTCGGCGAGGAGCTGCTCGGGACGGCGTACACGCTCGAGGCGACGCGTTCGCCCGATCGGTGAGGCGACGACCCAGTTCAGCAACCCTTTACCCCTCCCCTCCCGGGGTTCGACCATGCACGAGATCACCGGGAGCGGCTTCATCGAGGTCGTCACCGGCTCGATGTTCTCGGGGAAGACCGAGGAGCTGTTGCGGCGCCTGCGCCGGGCGGAGATCGCCGGCCAGGACGTCGCCGCGTTCACCCCGGCCATCGACGACCGCTACGGCGAGACGACGATCGGCTCCCACGAGGGCCGGCAGTGGGACGCACGGGTGATCGACAACGTCGGCGACGGCGTCTGGGAGCTGCAGGACCACCTCAACGGCGAGGAGGTGGTGGCGATCGACGAGGCGAACTTCTTCGATCGGGACCTCGTCAACGTCTGTAACGTGCTCGCCAACGACGGCCGGCGCGTGATCGTCTCCGGGACCGACATCACGTTTCGCGGGGAGCCGTTCACGCCGCTGCCGGAGCTGATGGCCGTCGCCGAGTACGTCGACAAGCTGCAGGCGATCTGTACGGTGTGTGGCGAGCCGGCGACCCGGAACCAGCGGCTGGTCGACGGCGAACCGGCCCACGTCGACGACGAGACGATCGTCGTCGGCGCCGAGGAGTCCTACGAGGCACGGTGTCGGAACTGTCACACCCTGCGAACCGACTAAGTACGATGGAGGAACGCCGTCGATGACCCAGTGGATCGGGAACCCCGAGGGCGGGCGCGGCCGCGGGCCGCGAGCGCTCGCTCGCGCGTGGGCGGAGGTGCTCGTCCGGCCGCGGCGGTTCTTCCGGAACGGGATCGCACCCGCGGACCAGGCGCCGGGGCTGGTCTTCGGCGTGCTCGTCGCGCTGGGCGCCGTCGGCGGCCGGCTGGCGACGGGTGACATGCCCACCTTCGAAACTGTCGAGGTTGCGCCGCCGTTCGGCCTCGGCAGCGGTCCGCTGGGCGCCGTGCTGGTGCTGTTGGGCGTCGGCCTGTTCCTCGCACCGGCGGCGTTCCACCTCTCGGCGGCGCTGGAGACCGTCGGGCTGGCGCTGCTGGCACCCGACCGCGCGGGTGTGAGCGAGACGGTGCAGGTGATCGCGTACGCGACCGCACCCTGCCTGCTGACCGCCGTTCCGTGGGCGCCGCTGCGGGTGGTCTGCTGTCTGTACGGCGCAGGGCTGCTGATCGTCGGAACCGCGGTCCGGCACCGGACGTCGATCCCGCGGGCGGCGCTGGCGGCGGCGCTGCCGGCCGTCATCGTGTTCGGCTACGGCTACGGCGGGTTCGCGGCAGCGGGACTCTGAGTCGGTGTCGCGAGGTCGGTTGCGGTGGCTTTCGACAACGCCTTTAGGGCGGACCCAGTTTGTTCTCACAAATGGGTAACTGTATCATCTGTGGCGCCGACACCGAGGGCCACATCTGCCAGTCACACGAGGAAGACGTCGTTTTCGAGTTCCGTGGCGACAGTCCGGACCAGCTCGTCGAGAACCGCTTCTACCGCGGGGTCGTCGACGGCTACGCCGACTTCGGCGTGTTCGTCGACCTCTCGCCGAACGTCACCGGGCTGCTCCACCGCTCGGAGCTCGACGGCCGGCTCGAGAGCCTCGAGTGGGAGGCCGGCGACGCCGTCTTCGTCCAGGTGAAGAACGTCCGCGACAACGGCAACGTCGACCTGACCTCCTCGATCCGGCAGGCCGACCGCGAGTTCCGCGGCACGCTGATCCAGGAGGGGACCGAGGAGCTGCTCCCCGAGGAGGACGAGAGCGACGACGAGACCGAGGAGGTCGAAGAGGGAAACGGGCGTAAGCGGGACGGCGAAGCGACGAGCGAGGAGCCGACGCCGGCTCCCGAGACCGACGGCAGCGGCGCCGAGACCGCGGCCGAGGAGGAAGCGGAGACCGAGGCCGCCGAAACGGAGAGCGAGCCCGCCGAAACGGAGAGCGAGCCCGCCGAAACGCAGAGCGAGCCCGCCGAAACGCAGACCCAGCCCGTCGAAACGACGACGGGCGGGGCGTCGGACGCGGCCGAGGCCGACACCGAGGAGACCCCCGCGGCAGCCGAGCCCGAGGAGCCGACTCGCCGCGACATCGGCGAGCTCTCCGATCGCGTGGGCGAGGAAGTCCGCATCGAGGGCGAGGTCGTCAGCGCGCGGCAGACCGGCGGCCCGACCGTGTTCGAGCTCCGCGACGAGACCGGCGTGGTCGACTGCGCGGCGTTCGTCGAGGCCGGCGTGCGCGCCTACCCCGAGATCGAGGTGGGCGACATCGTCCGGCTCGACGGCGAGGTCGAGGTCAGGCGCGAGGAGCTCCAGGTCGAGACCGAGGCGCTGGTCGAACTCGAGGGCGAGGAGCGTGAAACCGTCGAGCGCCGGCTGGCCGAGGCGATGACCGAGCGTGCCCGCCCGGACGACCCGACGCTGGTCGCCGACGACGACGCCGTCGCGGCGGCCGACGAGGGGCTGCTCGACGCCGCGGAGGCGATCCGCCGCGCGGTGTTCGAGTCCCGCCCGATCGTGGTCCGGCACGCCGCGACCGCCGACGGCTACGTCGCCGGGGTCGCACTCGAACGCGCGATCCTCCCGATGGTGCGCGAGGAGCACGCCGAGAGCGACGCCGAGTACCACTACGTGAACCGGCGCCCGCTGGAGGAGTCGGTGTACGAGATGAACGACGCGACCAACGACGTCACCAGCATGCTGCAGGACCGCGACCGGCACGACGAGAAGCTGCCGCTCGTGGTGCTGGCCGGCACCGCCTCCACCGCCGAGAGCGAGGACGGGCTGGAGATGCTGGGGATCTACGGCGCCGAGCGCGTCGTCGTCGACGCCGCGCCCGCGGACACGGAGATCGCGGACGTCTCGGACGTGCTGGTCAACCCCGACGCCGACGGGCTCTCGACGGGCGCGCTCGCCTCGTCGCTGGCGACGACGGTGTCGCCCGACGTGCGCGAGGAGATCGCCCACCTGCCGGCGGTCAGCTACTGGGAGGACACCCCCGACGCCTACCTCGACGCCGCCCGCGAGGCCGGCTTCGACGAGGAGGCCGTGACCGAGCTCCGCGAGGCGATCGCGCTGGAGGCGTACTACCAGTCCTACGACGAGAAGCGCGAACTGATCGGCGACCTGCTGTTCGGCGAGAGCCCCGAGGCCGTCGCCGCGGGCGCGCCCGGGGACGTCGCGGAGAGCGAGACGCTGGCGGGCCACATCGCCACCCAGTTCCGTGAGAAGATGGACACGGAGGTCGAGACGGCCGAGGCCAACATCGAGCGCAGCGAGAGCGAGGGCGTCGAGGTCGCGGTGCTCGACACCGAGGAGTACACCCACAAGTACGACTTCCCGCCGAGTTCGCTGCTGCTCGACGAGCTCCACCGCCGCGGCGACGCGGACGTGACGATCGGCATCGCGATGGACGAACTGTGGGTCCGCGCGGACACGGACGTGGATCTGCGCGAGGTCGCGCGCGAGGCTGCCGCGAACGCGGCCAACGCCGGGGTCAGCGCTGCGGGGCTGCGCGAGGGTCGGATCGAGTTCCTCTCCGGCGCGCGTGATGAGGTCGAGATCGCCGTGGTTGGGGCCGTCGTCGAGCAGTTCGACTGATTCTCGGTTCGCCGCGGTTCGATTCCTGCAGTTTTCGCTCGTTCGATAGTCGGTTCTGGGTTCAGCTACTGCAACAGCAACCGCGACAGCAGTTGGATCGGCAGTAACTGAGACGGCGACGGCAACAGCATCTCGATCGTTGGCAACTTGCGACCGCAGTGCGCCGGGCCCTGTGCCCGGCGCAGCACCGAGTCCCCACCCCTCCCCCCGCGGCCGCCGACGGTCGGCGGCCGCGAGGCGTCCACCGCCACCGCACCGCCGTGGCTGTCGGCGCGAAGCGCGTGCGCCCTCGTGGCGCACGTCAGCGCGAGGGACGACTGAGTGAACGCAGTGAACGAAGGAGTCGGCTGGGGAGGCCTGAGGGCTGTGCGGGGGGGTCGCGGTCACAAGTGGTCATGCTCACTCCGCGGTCGTGTTTGCGGTCGCGGTAGTCGTCGCGGGTTAATCACCGAAATCGGCAGCTCGTGAGCCACTTCGTTCGCTGAGTTTCCCGCCTCGCTCGCATCCTCACGGTTCGCTGACGCTCACCGTTCGGTTTTCGAGGCGGTTTGCCGCTCACTTCCGTTCGCGTTTTTCCTCGCTTCGCTCCACAACTCGCGGTTCGCTGTCGCTCACCGCTCGTTTAACGAGGAAGTTTGCCGTTCAGTCACTTCGTTCCCTCACGTTTACCCCCTCACTCGCAGGCTCACGGGTCGCTGACGCTCCCCGTTCGCCTTTCGAGGCTGTTTGCCGTTCACTCGCTCCGTCGGAGCAAGCTCCGACGTGCTCTCGCTCGCTGCGCTCGCGAGAACTTCGCTCGTTCACGTTTTCCAGCCTGCTCACGGTTCGCTGACGCTCACCGCTCGTTTAACGAGACAGTTTGCCGTCGTTCCCTTCGGTCACGACGTTTCCCTGTCTCGCTCGCAACCCTTAACCCCGAAAACCCCCCACCCAACGATAATGAGTACGGACGCCGCCGAGACCGAGGACGGCGACCCCCCCGCCTTCG
It encodes the following:
- a CDS encoding YIP1 family protein, whose product is MTQWIGNPEGGRGRGPRALARAWAEVLVRPRRFFRNGIAPADQAPGLVFGVLVALGAVGGRLATGDMPTFETVEVAPPFGLGSGPLGAVLVLLGVGLFLAPAAFHLSAALETVGLALLAPDRAGVSETVQVIAYATAPCLLTAVPWAPLRVVCCLYGAGLLIVGTAVRHRTSIPRAALAAALPAVIVFGYGYGGFAAAGL
- a CDS encoding DHH family phosphoesterase; the protein is MGNCIICGADTEGHICQSHEEDVVFEFRGDSPDQLVENRFYRGVVDGYADFGVFVDLSPNVTGLLHRSELDGRLESLEWEAGDAVFVQVKNVRDNGNVDLTSSIRQADREFRGTLIQEGTEELLPEEDESDDETEEVEEGNGRKRDGEATSEEPTPAPETDGSGAETAAEEEAETEAAETESEPAETESEPAETQSEPAETQTQPVETTTGGASDAAEADTEETPAAAEPEEPTRRDIGELSDRVGEEVRIEGEVVSARQTGGPTVFELRDETGVVDCAAFVEAGVRAYPEIEVGDIVRLDGEVEVRREELQVETEALVELEGEERETVERRLAEAMTERARPDDPTLVADDDAVAAADEGLLDAAEAIRRAVFESRPIVVRHAATADGYVAGVALERAILPMVREEHAESDAEYHYVNRRPLEESVYEMNDATNDVTSMLQDRDRHDEKLPLVVLAGTASTAESEDGLEMLGIYGAERVVVDAAPADTEIADVSDVLVNPDADGLSTGALASSLATTVSPDVREEIAHLPAVSYWEDTPDAYLDAAREAGFDEEAVTELREAIALEAYYQSYDEKRELIGDLLFGESPEAVAAGAPGDVAESETLAGHIATQFREKMDTEVETAEANIERSESEGVEVAVLDTEEYTHKYDFPPSSLLLDELHRRGDADVTIGIAMDELWVRADTDVDLREVAREAAANAANAGVSAAGLREGRIEFLSGARDEVEIAVVGAVVEQFD
- a CDS encoding thymidine kinase, producing the protein MHEITGSGFIEVVTGSMFSGKTEELLRRLRRAEIAGQDVAAFTPAIDDRYGETTIGSHEGRQWDARVIDNVGDGVWELQDHLNGEEVVAIDEANFFDRDLVNVCNVLANDGRRVIVSGTDITFRGEPFTPLPELMAVAEYVDKLQAICTVCGEPATRNQRLVDGEPAHVDDETIVVGAEESYEARCRNCHTLRTD